GGGCAAACGCCGTGTCGATGTGGCGGACCGAGTCCGCGGGGGTGTCCTCGTTGTGCGGCATCCCGCCGACCACCTCCGCGCCCGCGCGCATCGCCCTCGCCAGCAGGCGATCGGTCCCCGGGCTCTTCACGATGCCTTCCTGCGGAAACGCCACGATCTGGATCCGGCACAGGTCCCGGTATCGGCGGCGCGCCTCCGCGACGCCGCGGAGAGGGGTGAGCCCGCCGATCGGGTCCACGTCGACGTGGGTCCTGATCTCGGTGACCCCGTGGGTGACCGCGAGCTCGATCACGCGGCCGGCCCGGCGGGCCACGTCCTCGACCGTGTACCGGCGCTTGGCCTCCCACATGATCTCGATCGCCTCGGCGAGCGTCCCGGACAGGTTCGCCCGGACTCGCTCGCTCACCAGCACCTTATCGAGGTGGATGTGGGGCTCCACGAACGTCGGCGCGACCAGCCGGCCGTCGGCGGGGATCTCCACCGGGGCCCTCCCGCGGATCGTGGGGGCGATCTGGACGATCCGCCCGCGCCGGACCCCCACGTCCGCGACGCCCTCGTGCCCCGGAACGCGTCCCCGCCGGACGATGAGATCACACGCCGCCATCGCGCCTCACCCCTCCCCACCCGCGGGCGTACCCGGCGAGGGGGCGGTCCTCGACCCGAACCGGCCGAGCGCAAACATCCGGGTCGCCTGGGGCGTGGCCCCGCTCATCGCCAGGTCGGCCAGGACGTCGCCGACGACGCACGCAAACTTGAAGCCGTGCCCGGAGAAGCCGCAGGCCAGCACGACGTTGGGGTGGGCGGGGTGGCGGTCGATGATGAAGTGCTGGTCCGGCGTGTTCGTGTACATGCAGGTCGCCACGGCCCGCAGCGTCCCCGGGGCGTCCGGCATCAGCGTCGCCAGGTGCGCCCGGATCTGCGCGACCTCCGCCTCGCTCACCTCCCGCCGGATCGTCTGCGGGGTGGTGCGCTCCCCGTGCGCGTGGTGAAAGGCGGACTTGATCCCCTGCCCCTCGATGTACGGGAACCCCCCCGCCGACACCCCGTCGTCCTCCCACAGGCAGATCGGCACCCGCATGAACTCCTCGATGTGCGCCCGCGGCTCGAACCAGCAGAGCGCCACCCGCTCCACCTCGAGCGGCAGGGCCAGATCCGGCACCACCCGGTCCGTCCACGGCCCGGCGGCCAGCACCAGCCGGCCCGCCCCGTACGTGTCGCCCGACGTCCGGACGCGCACCTCCCCAGACGCAGCACTCCACTCCTCCACCGCTTCGTGGAAGCGCAGGTCGGCGCCGCGGCGCCGCGCGGCGTCCAGGTGCGCCGTCACGCACCGCTCGGGGTTGAGCAGCCCGGCCTGGGATTCGTAGAGCGCCACGTGCCCCGACCTGAGTCTGACCACGGGGTAGCGCTCGCGCACCTCATCCGGGGTGAGCGTCTCCACCGGGATGCCGTGCGTGCGCGCGCTGAGCGCCGCCCCGGCAACGGAAGGGACGTCGGGGGGACCGATGTGGAGCGCGCCGGTGATGGTGAGCAGGGAAGTCCCTGACTCTCCCTCCAGCGCCCGCCAGAGATCGTAGGCCTTGAGCACCAGCGGCACGTAGTCGGGCCCTTCCCAGTACGCCTGCCGGATGACGCGCGTCCCGCCGTGCGAGGACCCCCGATCGTGCGCGGGACCGAACTGCTCGAGGCCCAGCACGCGCGCTCCCCGGCGGGCCAGATGGTAGGCCGCGGCGCTCCCCATGCCGCCGAGCCCCACCACGATCGCGTCGTACTCACCCGTGCCCATCGTCTCCATCCCCCCTCTGCCCGTCGAAGGGCCGCGCCCTGGCCGGCCCCGGCCCATCAGTCCAGCTGCATCGTCAGGTTCCCGTCGTGCTCGAGCCGGATCCGGGCGGCCGGCCCGGCGACCACCGTCGTGTCCGCCTCCTCCACGAGCGCCGGTCCCACGATCGTCTCATCGGGCGTGAGGCGGCCGCGGTCGTACACGGGGGTAGGCAGGAACGCCTTGGCCTCGGGAAAGTAGACTTGCCGCGTCTCCACGAGCGCGGACCCGCCGCTCCCCGCAGGCGCCTCGAACCGGACGCTCCCCACCGAGGGTGGGGCGACCGCGCGCAGGCGCCAGGAGACCACTTCGACCGGCGCCGCCTCCACGACGCGGTCGAACCGCCGGCGGTACTCGGCCTCGAACGCGGCCAGCAGCGCCGCCGCATCTCCCCGCGCCACCGCCCCGGCCGGCAGCGGGACCGTCACCTCGTACCCCTGCCCCACGTACCGCATGTCCGCGGAGAGCTCGAGCCGGATCTCGTCCGGATCGGCTCCGGCGTCTCCCAGCAGCCGGCGCGCGCCCGCCTCGAGCTCCGCGAGGGCCGCGGCCACGTGATTCCAGTCGAGCCCGGCAATGGGGGACACCAGGCTCCGCGTGTACTCGATGCTGCGCGGGGCCACCAGCATGCCGACGGCCGACGCCACGCCGGCGGCGTGCGGGAAGCTCACCTCGCGGACGTGCAGCAGGCGCGCCAGGCCGTAGGCGTGGACCGGGCCGGCCCCCCCGAAGGCGACCAGGCGGTAGCGGCGCGGGTCGCGCCCCCCCTCGGCGATGTGGATGCGGGCGGCGGTCGCCATGTTGTTGTTCACCACCTCGTGGATGCCTGCCGCGGCCGCCGTGACGTCGAAGCCGAGCGACGCCCCCAGCGCTCCGAGCGCCGCCTCCGCCCGCCCGGCATCGAGCGCCATGCGGCCGCCGAGAAAGCGCTCCGGGTGGAGGTACCCGAGGTGGAGGTCGGCGTCGGTCACGGTCGGCTCCCCGCCGCCCAGGCCGTAGCACGCCGGCCCGGGAAATGCGCCGGCGCTCTCCGGGCCGACCTTCAGGAGCCCCAGGCCGTCGAGCCGGGCCACGCTGCCGCCCCCCGCGCCGATCTC
This genomic stretch from bacterium harbors:
- the solA gene encoding N-methyl-L-tryptophan oxidase; this encodes MGTGEYDAIVVGLGGMGSAAAYHLARRGARVLGLEQFGPAHDRGSSHGGTRVIRQAYWEGPDYVPLVLKAYDLWRALEGESGTSLLTITGALHIGPPDVPSVAGAALSARTHGIPVETLTPDEVRERYPVVRLRSGHVALYESQAGLLNPERCVTAHLDAARRRGADLRFHEAVEEWSAASGEVRVRTSGDTYGAGRLVLAAGPWTDRVVPDLALPLEVERVALCWFEPRAHIEEFMRVPICLWEDDGVSAGGFPYIEGQGIKSAFHHAHGERTTPQTIRREVSEAEVAQIRAHLATLMPDAPGTLRAVATCMYTNTPDQHFIIDRHPAHPNVVLACGFSGHGFKFACVVGDVLADLAMSGATPQATRMFALGRFGSRTAPSPGTPAGGEG
- a CDS encoding hydantoinase/oxoprolinase family protein, which translates into the protein MTVRLVGVDVGGTFTDLALWNGRTGTVLVHKLLTTPDDPTRAIAAGLEALGGPTDGVIHGTTLISNALIERRGARVGLVTTEGFRDTLEIGSELRYDTFDLFLERPAPLAPRSLRLAVRERIGAGGEEVLALDEAGVRAAGRALAAAGVEAIAVAFFNAYRNPEHERRAARLLSDGDGSIAVCAACDIAPEIREYERTSTAVANAYVQPLAARYLLRLGEVVRAPLFVVLSDGGMTTAREAAARPITVVESGPAAGTMAAAHLSGEAGWPEVIAFDMGGTTAKISLIHAGVPERTHAMEVARVHRFKKGSGLPLRVPAVQLIEIGAGGGSVARLDGLGLLKVGPESAGAFPGPACYGLGGGEPTVTDADLHLGYLHPERFLGGRMALDAGRAEAALGALGASLGFDVTAAAAGIHEVVNNNMATAARIHIAEGGRDPRRYRLVAFGGAGPVHAYGLARLLHVREVSFPHAAGVASAVGMLVAPRSIEYTRSLVSPIAGLDWNHVAAALAELEAGARRLLGDAGADPDEIRLELSADMRYVGQGYEVTVPLPAGAVARGDAAALLAAFEAEYRRRFDRVVEAAPVEVVSWRLRAVAPPSVGSVRFEAPAGSGGSALVETRQVYFPEAKAFLPTPVYDRGRLTPDETIVGPALVEEADTTVVAGPAARIRLEHDGNLTMQLD